In Apostichopus japonicus isolate 1M-3 chromosome 3, ASM3797524v1, whole genome shotgun sequence, a single genomic region encodes these proteins:
- the LOC139961240 gene encoding cytochrome c1, heme protein, mitochondrial-like: MFARLSRGSKVLLGAFGALTAGGAGVVTALHVSVNADENVHPPSLDWSHNGVFNALDHKSIRRGYQVYRQVCATCHSMKYLAFRNLIGVTHTEEEAKIIAEEYLFKDGPDEEGNLFDRPGKLSDYFPRPYENDEQARAANAGALPPDLSYIALARHGGEDYIFALLTGYCDPPAGVDIRDELYYNPYFPGQAIGMAPPLYNEILEYEDGTPATLGQLTKDVCTFLRWAAEPEHDQRKRMGLKMLMIFSLLISAAYYLKRHKWTVMKSRKIAYRPPPN, encoded by the exons CTTCTCGGGGCCTTCGGTGCTCTGACAGCGGGTGGAGCTGGTGTGGTGACAGCTCTTCATGTGTCCGTCAATGCTGATGAGAACGTGCACCCTCCTTCCCTTGACTGGAGCCACAATGGTGTCTTCAATGCACTGGATCATAAGAg TATTCGAAGAGGTTACCAAGTATACAGACAGGTTTGTGCTACGTGTCATAGTATGAAGTATCTGGCTTTCAGGAATTTGATCGGTGTCACCCACACAGAAGAAGAAGCTAAAATCATAGCTGAAGAG TACCTGTTTAAAGATGGTCCAGATGAGGAAGGGAACTTGTTTGATAGACCGGGAAAACTGTCAGATTACTTCCCAAGACCGTATGAAAATGACGAGCAAGCAAGAGCTGCCAACGCCG GTGCATTGCCCCCGGACCTCAGTTACATAGCACTGGCGAGGCACGGAGGAGAGGATTACATATTTGCGCTACTAACAGGTTACTGCGATCCTCCTGCTGGAGTGGATATCAGGGATGAGTTATACTACAATCCGTACTTCCCCGGACAAGCAATCGGAATGGCCCCGCCTCTTTACAATGAAATTCTGGAGTATGAGGATG GGACGCCAGCAACATTAGGACAATTAACTAAAGATGTTTGCACGTTTTTGAGGTGGGCTGCGGAACCAGAACACGACCAGAGAAAACGGATGGGTCTCAAG ATGTTGATGATCTTCTCCCTCCTGATCAGCGCCGCCTACTACTTGAAGAGACACAAATGGACAGTCATGAAATCAAGAAAGATCGCCTACAGACCACCACCAAATTAA
- the LOC139961244 gene encoding MTOR-associated protein MEAK7-like produces the protein MGASGSSANKGVQGGLKAEYDASLTLFNAGEQNELQESFEAICSTKAEEKTYEASYKGFTFTQLEKFIRDKIPTELSRRLFNQMWLHQGAFKQPEEAVVSKEAFIITLGKAMKGTVEEQGHIIVALSTDADTTKGIPRNGIRKLVDDLLTSYEKIIADEDQKRGWRVGATEEQNKRFINYIIKEIVEESSSEEPSILTESEVHSWLQHTAMFQLLFTHVFYLCFSQTKTEPLPETSDADVDFVLTTQPSLLPVAQDIPWTKASSLLDVPSLLLLNRHLPHQLRLQWRFLYSSLIHGASFATFLSHIKDKGPIILVVKDSNGNIFGSFVSESLELGPAFTGSPQSFLFQLSPALGIFESSGQNDNYVYLNIDQQTLPNGLGMGGQLYHFGFYLSQDFGKGHSKGTPRCTTFDSPQLSAEESFDLDVLEAWALGPPPKAEKPDSEDEDIGQKSILDKDPEAQAILELAGKERKSEGLREQDADIPEIHHLPPM, from the exons ATGGGTGCTTCTGGCAGCAGTGCTAATAAAGGTGTACAGGGTGGTTTGAAGGCAGAGTACGACGCAAGTCTAACACTATTCAATGCTGGGGAGCAGAACGAATTACAAGAGTCATTTGAGGCAATCTGTTCCACGAAAGCTGAAGAGAAAACGTATGAAGCATCGTATAAAGGCTTCACCTTCACCCAGCTGGAG AAATTTATTAGAGATAAGATTCCTACTGAGCTCAGCAGACGACTTTTCAACCAGATGTGGTTGCATCAAGGGGCTTTCAAACAACCAGAGGAGGCGGTCGTATCCAAAGAAGCCTTTATCATCACTTTGGGCAAAGCTATGAAAGGTACCGTAGAGGAGCAGGGACACATCATTGTTGCTCTCTCAACTGATGCAGACACCACTAAAGGTATCCCAAGGAATGGTATCAGAAAG CTGGTTGATGATCTTCTAACTTCCTACGAAAAGATCATCGCCGATGAAGACCAGAAGAGAGGCTGGAGAGTCGGAGCTACAGAGGAACAGAACAAGAGGTTTATTAACTACATCATTAAAGAAATCGTAGAAG AATCCAGTTCCGAGGAGCCTAGCATCCTCACGGAGTCTGAGGTCCATTCTTGGCTTCAACACACTGCCATGTTTCAGTTGTTGTTCACCCACGTCTTCTACCTGTGTTTCTCCCAGACAAAAACAGAACCACTCCCAGAG ACATCAGATGCAGATGTGGATTTCGTACTCACCACTCAACCGTCTCTACTACCTGTCGCTCAGGACATTCCTTGGACAAAGGCGTCTTCTCTTTTGGACGTCCCATCTTTGCTCCTCCTCAATCGCCATCTGCCTCATCAGCTTCGCCTCCAGTGGCGCTTTCTATATTCTTCGTTGATTCACGGGGCCAGCTTTGCTACATTCTTGTCTCACATTAAAGATAAAGGTCCCATCATTCTGGTCGTGAAAGATTCTAACGGAAACATCTTTGGAAGTTTTGTCTCGGAGAGCTTAGAACTCGGTCCAGCTTTCACAG gctCACCGCAAAGTTTCCTCTTCCAGCTTTCACCTGCGTTGGGTATTTTTGAGTCAAGTGGACAGAATGACAATTATGTGTACCTCAACATAGATCAACAGACCCTCCCTAATGGCCTG GGTATGGGTGGACAGCTCTATCACTTTGGTTTCTACTTATCTCAGGACTTTGGCAAAGGGCATAGTAAAGGAACGCCCAGGTGTACGACATTTGATAGTCCACAACTCTCGGCAGAGGAAAGCTTCGATCTGGACGTATTAGAAGCTTGGGCCCTGGGACCTCCGCCCAAGGCCGAAAAACCA GATTCAGAAGATGAAGACATTGGTCAGAAGAGCATTCTGGACAAAGATCCGGAGGCCCAGGCTATTCTCGAGCTGGCTGGCAAGGAGAGAAAAAGTGAAGGATTACGAGAACAGGATGCCGACATCCCAGAAATACACCACCTCCCTCCTATGTAG